A genomic stretch from Georgenia muralis includes:
- the hisI gene encoding phosphoribosyl-AMP cyclohydrolase: protein MPENPTLDPSVADRLKRDEHGLVCAVVQQHDTGEVLMVGWMDDEALRRTLTSGRATYWSRSRQEYWRKGDTSGHVQHVVSVALDCDGDALLVRVDQVGVACHTGTRTCFEAGGDLGAVVGDVA, encoded by the coding sequence GTGCCCGAGAACCCCACCCTCGACCCGTCCGTCGCCGACCGCCTCAAGCGTGACGAGCACGGCCTGGTCTGCGCCGTCGTCCAGCAGCACGACACCGGCGAGGTGCTCATGGTCGGCTGGATGGACGACGAGGCCCTGCGCCGGACCCTCACCAGCGGCCGGGCGACGTACTGGTCGCGCTCGCGCCAGGAGTACTGGCGCAAGGGGGACACCTCCGGGCACGTCCAGCACGTCGTCTCCGTGGCGCTGGACTGCGACGGCGACGCCCTGCTCGTGCGCGTCGACCAGGTGGGCGTCGCGTGCCACACCGGCACCCGGACCTGCTTCGAGGCCGGCGGCGACCTCGGGGCCGTCGTCGGGGACGTCGCGTGA
- the pafA gene encoding Pup--protein ligase, with the protein MTARRIFGVETEYGITCAQPPAAPGHEQQVITADDAARYLFRRVVALGRSSNVFLRNGARLYLDVGSHPEYASAECDDVHQLVVNDRAGERILDEMTEEANGLLAEEGIAGTIHLFKNNVDSAGNSFGCHENYLVRRRRDFPAMGEALVPFFITRQILTGAGHIRPRAGGGASYAFSQRADQMWDAMSSATTRSRPIINTRDEPHGDAELYRRMHVIVGDSSVAETTTMLKVGMTELLLAVLEDGVKIRDLVLAEPMRAIREISHDTTATVPVELATGRRLSALDIQEEFYARVRGHLDAEGRSAELTAVQRKVLELWERGLRALRTQDHSLVETELDWAIKGRLLERYRAKHTLGLDDPRVARLSLAYHDISAVRGLAPSLVARGLMARITTDEEIADAVTHPPASTRAKLRGDFVAAAQERRRDITVDWVHLKINDAAQRTVVLKDPFSPVDERVDALMAALQA; encoded by the coding sequence GTGACCGCCAGGCGCATCTTCGGCGTCGAGACGGAGTACGGCATCACCTGCGCCCAGCCCCCGGCCGCGCCGGGGCACGAGCAGCAGGTCATCACCGCCGACGACGCCGCGCGCTACCTCTTCCGCCGCGTCGTCGCCCTCGGCCGTTCCTCCAACGTCTTCCTGCGCAACGGGGCCCGGCTCTACCTCGACGTGGGCTCGCACCCGGAGTACGCCTCCGCCGAGTGCGACGACGTCCACCAGCTCGTCGTCAACGACCGGGCCGGGGAGCGCATCCTCGACGAGATGACCGAGGAGGCCAACGGCCTCCTCGCCGAGGAGGGGATCGCCGGGACGATCCATCTGTTCAAGAACAACGTCGACTCGGCCGGCAACTCCTTCGGCTGCCACGAGAACTACCTCGTGCGCCGCCGCCGGGACTTCCCCGCCATGGGCGAGGCACTCGTCCCGTTCTTCATCACCCGGCAGATCCTCACCGGCGCCGGGCACATCCGCCCCCGCGCAGGCGGCGGCGCCAGCTACGCCTTCTCCCAGCGCGCCGACCAGATGTGGGACGCCATGAGCTCGGCGACCACCCGGTCGCGCCCCATCATCAACACCCGCGACGAGCCGCACGGCGACGCCGAGCTCTACCGGCGCATGCACGTCATCGTCGGTGACTCCTCGGTCGCCGAGACCACGACGATGCTCAAGGTCGGCATGACCGAGCTGCTGCTCGCCGTCCTCGAGGACGGCGTCAAGATCCGCGACCTCGTCCTGGCCGAGCCCATGCGGGCGATCCGCGAGATCTCCCACGACACCACCGCCACCGTCCCGGTCGAGCTCGCCACCGGGCGGCGGCTCAGTGCGCTGGACATCCAGGAGGAGTTCTACGCGCGCGTGCGCGGCCACCTCGACGCCGAGGGCCGGTCCGCCGAGCTCACCGCCGTCCAGCGGAAGGTCCTCGAGCTGTGGGAGCGGGGGCTGCGGGCGCTGCGCACCCAGGACCACTCCCTGGTGGAGACCGAGCTCGACTGGGCGATCAAGGGCCGGCTCCTCGAGCGCTACCGCGCCAAGCACACCCTCGGCCTGGACGACCCGCGCGTCGCGCGGCTCTCGCTGGCCTACCACGACATCTCCGCCGTGCGGGGCCTGGCCCCCTCCCTCGTGGCCCGCGGTCTCATGGCCCGGATCACCACCGACGAGGAGATCGCCGACGCCGTCACCCACCCGCCGGCGTCGACCCGGGCCAAGCTGCGCGGGGACTTCGTCGCCGCGGCGCAGGAGCGGCGCCGGGACATCACCGTGGACTGGGTGCACCTGAAGATCAACGACGCCGCCCAGCGCACGGTCGTCCTCAAGGACCCGTTCTCGCCGGTCGACGAGCGGGTCGACGCGCTCATGGCGGCGCTGCAGGCGTGA
- a CDS encoding uridine kinase family protein, with product MSVHAPLEAVLGLVTAARARHDGPGPVVLGVDGRSGSGKSDLAGAVTAALRADGTDVALLALEDAYPGWDGLAAGVAAVARGVLAPLSRGEPGTVRTFDWDAARPGPVLRVPAPGRPLPDVVVVEGCGAGSAACAPYLDVLVWLEAPEEVRRRRALERDDHTWTERWAAWAAQEEALLAERDARALADLVVRTA from the coding sequence GTGAGCGTCCACGCCCCGCTCGAGGCCGTCCTCGGGCTCGTCACCGCCGCCCGGGCCCGGCACGACGGCCCGGGTCCGGTGGTGCTCGGCGTCGACGGCCGGTCGGGATCGGGCAAGTCGGACCTCGCCGGCGCGGTGACCGCGGCCCTGCGGGCCGACGGCACGGACGTGGCCCTGCTCGCCCTCGAGGACGCCTACCCCGGCTGGGACGGGCTCGCCGCCGGGGTGGCGGCCGTCGCGCGCGGTGTCCTCGCGCCGCTCTCCCGGGGCGAGCCGGGCACGGTGCGGACGTTCGACTGGGACGCGGCCCGCCCCGGCCCGGTGCTGCGGGTGCCGGCGCCGGGCCGGCCGCTCCCGGACGTGGTCGTCGTCGAGGGCTGCGGCGCGGGCTCGGCCGCCTGCGCGCCCTACCTCGACGTCCTGGTGTGGCTCGAGGCCCCCGAGGAGGTGCGCCGGCGGCGTGCGCTGGAGCGCGACGACCACACCTGGACCGAGCGCTGGGCGGCGTGGGCGGCGCAGGAGGAGGCCCTCCTGGCCGAGCGCGACGCCCGCGCCCTCGCCGACCTCGTGGTGCGGACCGCCTGA
- a CDS encoding ABC transporter ATP-binding protein, producing the protein MDADDLRTPHPYALPGGTLRRSLVLIGRGLVDSRRTSAVAVGAAAVYGVGTVASGWLLGWVTDQVVAPAVAERSLDAGQVWAAGGALLVVGLLTAAAVALRRIYAGWAAYEIQAAHRLRVTRQYLRLPMSWHRRHPTGRLLSNANADAEAASGVFVPLPFALGVVVMMLVASVAMFLADPWLGAIGVSVLPLVVLANAVYRRRMAPAVTRSQRLRAAVSDVAHESFEAALLVKSLGTAEREERRFAAVTEELREANVAMGRVRAVFDPVIELLPSAATLAVIAAGAWRVRAGAAATGDVVTVAYLLTVMTMPIRSIGFVLGEVPRSLVGHDRIARVVDATGALTGGRAVPGGRGGLEVLVEDVTFTVPARLAKDPDGAPAGRPGRDPGTVDLLSGVSLRVAPGATVALVGATGAGKSTLAALVARLMDPTAGRVLLGGHDVRELDPAARTAAVALVSQSTFVFDDTVRGNVTLDDGDRFDDDDVWAALRTARAEDFVRALPAGLDTVVGERGATLSGGQRQRLAIARALVRRPRLLVLDDATSAVDPVVEQEILTGLGAGEGGTSVLLVAYRTSTIALADEVVHLDAGRVVDAGTHAELSERDPGYRELVTAYAVRTAEREAARAGRAGGGDR; encoded by the coding sequence GTGGACGCCGACGACCTGCGCACCCCGCACCCGTACGCCCTGCCGGGCGGCACCCTGCGCCGCAGCCTCGTCCTCATCGGCCGCGGGCTGGTGGACTCCCGGCGCACCTCGGCCGTCGCGGTCGGGGCCGCCGCGGTGTACGGCGTCGGCACGGTCGCGTCCGGGTGGCTGCTCGGCTGGGTCACCGACCAGGTCGTCGCCCCCGCCGTCGCGGAGCGCTCCCTCGACGCCGGCCAGGTCTGGGCCGCCGGGGGCGCGCTGCTCGTCGTCGGCCTGCTCACCGCCGCCGCCGTGGCGCTGCGCCGGATCTACGCCGGGTGGGCGGCGTACGAGATCCAGGCCGCGCACCGGCTGCGCGTGACCCGCCAGTACCTGCGCCTGCCCATGAGCTGGCACCGCCGCCATCCCACCGGGCGGCTCCTCTCCAACGCCAACGCCGACGCCGAGGCCGCCTCCGGCGTGTTCGTGCCGCTGCCCTTCGCCCTCGGCGTGGTCGTGATGATGCTCGTCGCCTCGGTGGCGATGTTCCTCGCCGACCCCTGGCTCGGCGCCATCGGCGTGAGCGTCCTGCCGCTGGTCGTGCTCGCCAACGCCGTCTACCGCCGCCGCATGGCGCCGGCCGTCACCCGCTCCCAGCGGCTGCGGGCCGCCGTCTCCGACGTCGCGCACGAGAGCTTCGAGGCGGCCCTGCTCGTGAAGTCCCTCGGCACCGCCGAGCGGGAGGAGCGCCGCTTCGCCGCGGTCACCGAGGAGCTGCGCGAGGCCAACGTGGCGATGGGCCGCGTCCGGGCGGTGTTCGACCCCGTCATCGAGCTCCTGCCCTCCGCGGCCACCCTGGCCGTCATCGCCGCCGGGGCGTGGCGGGTGCGGGCCGGTGCCGCGGCCACCGGCGACGTCGTCACGGTCGCCTACCTCCTCACCGTCATGACGATGCCGATCCGCTCCATCGGCTTCGTCCTGGGGGAGGTCCCGCGTTCCCTCGTGGGTCACGACCGCATCGCCCGCGTCGTCGACGCGACCGGTGCCCTCACCGGCGGCCGGGCCGTCCCCGGCGGCCGGGGCGGCCTCGAGGTGCTCGTGGAGGACGTCACCTTCACCGTCCCGGCCCGCCTGGCCAAGGACCCCGACGGCGCCCCGGCCGGCCGGCCGGGCCGCGACCCCGGCACGGTGGACCTGCTCTCCGGGGTCTCGCTCCGGGTGGCACCGGGCGCCACGGTGGCCCTCGTCGGCGCCACCGGGGCAGGCAAGTCGACCCTCGCGGCGCTCGTCGCCCGCCTCATGGACCCCACCGCCGGGCGGGTGCTCCTGGGCGGGCACGACGTGCGCGAGCTCGACCCCGCCGCGCGCACCGCCGCCGTCGCCCTGGTGAGCCAGTCCACGTTCGTCTTCGACGACACCGTCCGCGGCAACGTCACCCTCGACGACGGCGACCGCTTCGACGACGACGACGTCTGGGCCGCGCTGCGCACCGCCCGCGCCGAGGACTTCGTCCGCGCCCTGCCCGCCGGTCTCGACACCGTCGTGGGCGAGCGCGGCGCGACCCTCTCCGGCGGGCAGCGCCAGCGCCTGGCGATCGCCCGGGCACTCGTCCGGCGGCCCCGGCTCCTCGTGCTCGACGACGCCACCTCCGCCGTCGACCCGGTCGTCGAGCAGGAGATCCTCACCGGCCTCGGCGCCGGGGAGGGCGGCACGTCCGTGCTGCTCGTGGCCTACCGAACCTCGACGATCGCCCTGGCCGACGAGGTCGTCCACCTCGACGCCGGGCGGGTCGTCGACGCCGGCACCCACGCCGAGCTGTCCGAGCGGGACCCGGGCTACCGCGAGCTCGTCACCGCCTACGCGGTGCGCACCGCCGAGCGGGAGGCCGCCCGGGCCGGGCGCGCCGGGGGAGGGGACCGATGA
- a CDS encoding ABC transporter ATP-binding protein, with protein MSAISAASDLGVVATVRRGLQLSPAMTEGIVTTLLLAVVATAGRVVVPVVLQQATDHGILADGGPDVARVAWLAVAGLVVLLLTGQVSAAVNVRLYRTSERGLAQLRVATFRHVHDLSTLTQSAEKRGSLVSRVTSDVDTVSLFVQRGGLMLVLNAGQLLLAGAAMLVYSWQLALLVWVCFLPMVLLAPRAQKRVSAAYGRVRVRVGAMLSAISESVVGAETIRAFGAAGRTQRRIDAAVREHREEAVRAQTYVAIAFSTGVVLAAVALAAVVVAGTYLGAAGDLTIGEVLAFLFLVQMFTGPVQNATEMLNELQNAVAGWRRVIAVLETPVDVTDPADPLPPRSRHATRPAPGDAPTPGVVHESAGAPAVPAPDGAHRAARVEFRGVRYAYPGGPEVLHGVDLAIEPGTQVAVVGRTGSGKTTLAKLLVRLMDPTAGEVLLDGADLRRLTLRDLRSRVVLVPQEGFLLDASIGENIAYGAVDHPAEEVEAAVAALGLDGWVASLPAGLDTPVGQRGESLSAGERQLVALARASLADADLLVLDEATSAVDPATETRIARALDRLTAGRTSVTIAHRLSTAEAADLVVVVEDGHLAGVGSHEALLAAGGPYARMHASWVAQTR; from the coding sequence ATGAGCGCGATCTCCGCCGCGTCCGACCTCGGGGTCGTCGCCACCGTCCGCCGGGGGCTGCAGCTCTCCCCGGCGATGACCGAGGGCATCGTCACCACGCTGCTGCTCGCCGTCGTCGCCACCGCCGGACGCGTCGTCGTCCCGGTGGTCCTCCAGCAGGCCACCGACCACGGGATCCTCGCCGACGGCGGGCCCGACGTCGCCCGGGTGGCCTGGCTCGCCGTCGCCGGTCTCGTGGTGCTGCTCCTGACCGGCCAGGTCAGCGCCGCCGTCAACGTCCGGCTCTACCGCACGAGCGAGCGGGGCCTGGCCCAGCTGCGGGTGGCCACCTTCCGCCACGTCCACGACCTGTCCACGCTGACCCAGTCCGCGGAGAAGCGCGGCTCGCTGGTCTCGCGGGTGACCTCCGACGTCGACACGGTCTCCCTCTTCGTCCAGCGGGGCGGGCTCATGCTCGTCCTCAACGCCGGCCAGCTGCTCCTCGCCGGCGCGGCGATGCTGGTGTACTCCTGGCAGCTCGCGCTGCTGGTGTGGGTGTGCTTCCTGCCGATGGTGCTGCTCGCACCGCGCGCGCAGAAGCGGGTCTCCGCCGCCTACGGCCGGGTCCGGGTGCGGGTGGGGGCCATGCTCTCGGCGATCTCGGAGTCCGTGGTCGGGGCGGAGACGATCCGGGCGTTCGGCGCCGCCGGGCGCACCCAGCGCCGCATCGACGCCGCCGTCCGGGAGCACCGCGAGGAGGCCGTGCGCGCCCAGACCTACGTGGCGATCGCCTTCTCCACCGGCGTCGTCCTCGCGGCCGTGGCGCTCGCGGCGGTGGTGGTGGCCGGCACGTACCTCGGCGCCGCCGGGGACCTCACGATCGGGGAGGTGCTCGCGTTCCTCTTCCTCGTGCAGATGTTCACCGGGCCCGTGCAGAACGCGACCGAGATGCTCAACGAGCTCCAGAACGCCGTGGCCGGCTGGCGACGCGTCATCGCCGTCCTCGAGACGCCCGTCGACGTCACCGACCCGGCCGACCCGCTGCCGCCGCGCAGCCGGCACGCCACCCGCCCGGCGCCGGGCGACGCCCCCACGCCGGGCGTCGTCCACGAATCGGCCGGCGCTCCGGCGGTGCCGGCGCCGGACGGCGCGCACCGGGCGGCCCGGGTGGAGTTCCGGGGCGTGCGCTACGCCTACCCCGGCGGCCCCGAGGTGCTCCACGGCGTCGACCTCGCGATCGAGCCCGGCACCCAGGTCGCCGTCGTCGGGCGGACCGGGTCGGGCAAGACCACCCTCGCCAAGCTCCTCGTCCGGCTCATGGACCCCACCGCCGGCGAGGTCCTCCTCGACGGCGCGGACCTGCGCCGCCTCACCCTGCGGGACCTGCGCTCCCGGGTGGTGCTCGTGCCCCAGGAGGGCTTCCTCCTCGACGCCTCCATCGGGGAGAACATCGCCTACGGCGCGGTGGACCACCCCGCCGAGGAGGTCGAGGCCGCCGTCGCCGCCCTCGGCCTGGACGGGTGGGTGGCGAGCCTGCCCGCCGGGCTCGACACCCCGGTCGGTCAGCGCGGGGAGTCGCTCTCGGCGGGTGAGCGCCAGCTCGTGGCCCTGGCCCGCGCGTCGCTCGCCGACGCCGACCTCCTCGTCCTGGACGAGGCCACCTCCGCCGTCGACCCGGCCACCGAGACCCGGATCGCCCGGGCGCTGGACCGCCTCACCGCGGGCCGGACGTCGGTGACCATCGCCCACCGCCTCTCCACCGCCGAGGCCGCCGACCTCGTCGTCGTCGTCGAGGACGGGCACCTCGCCGGGGTGGGCAGCCACGAGGCGCTCCTCGCCGCGGGCGGGCCGTACGCGCGGATGCACGCCTCCTGGGTGGCGCAGACGCGCTGA
- a CDS encoding TIGR03085 family metal-binding protein, with amino-acid sequence METEREALVQTLRGADPEAPTLCEGWSVRHLLAHLVEREQEPARYAADMAATRLGREPGAEPFLSRLAGSAVTAPGYAALVDRFAGGGSRIVALGDRAHLIEYVVHHEDVRRAGTEPAEPRVLPPDLVRAVWQHLGALARTAYRSSPVGVVLVVPGGPRKVVRRGADAVVVSGDPVEQALFALGRREVADVEILGAPGTVARFEEWADLA; translated from the coding sequence ATGGAGACCGAGCGCGAGGCGCTGGTGCAGACCCTGCGCGGGGCGGACCCCGAGGCGCCCACACTGTGCGAGGGCTGGTCCGTGCGGCACCTGCTCGCCCACCTCGTCGAGCGGGAGCAGGAGCCGGCGCGCTACGCCGCGGACATGGCGGCCACCCGGCTCGGCCGCGAGCCCGGTGCGGAACCCTTCCTGTCGCGGCTGGCCGGCTCCGCCGTCACCGCGCCGGGGTACGCCGCGCTGGTGGACCGGTTCGCCGGCGGGGGCTCGCGCATCGTGGCGCTCGGCGACCGCGCCCACCTGATCGAGTACGTCGTCCACCACGAGGACGTGCGCCGGGCGGGCACGGAGCCGGCCGAGCCGCGCGTCCTGCCCCCCGACCTCGTCCGGGCGGTGTGGCAGCACCTCGGTGCGCTCGCGCGCACGGCCTACCGGTCCTCCCCGGTGGGGGTCGTGCTCGTCGTGCCCGGCGGTCCGCGCAAGGTGGTGCGCCGCGGCGCCGACGCCGTCGTCGTCTCCGGCGACCCGGTGGAGCAGGCGCTGTTCGCGCTCGGGCGCCGCGAGGTCGCCGACGTGGAGATCCTCGGCGCCCCGGGGACCGTGGCCCGGTTCGAGGAGTGGGCGGACCTGGCCTGA
- a CDS encoding anthranilate synthase component I: protein MSAPDAAAPSEVAAAPSEVSVDWGETWPDLPTFRAMAADRRVVPVVRRLLADDVTPVGLYRQLAGSRPGTFILESAEHDGAWSRWSFVGVASRAVLTARGGRARWSGDVPVGIPAEGPVLEVLAATLEALRTPALPGLPPLTGGLVGALGWDVLREWEPNLRALAPREHTTPDVALCLATDMAAVDHHDGSVWLIANAVNFDDTDERVDAAHADAVARLDAMTDALLRPAPAMAAVHVGTAAPELRFRTSRPDFENAVLAAKEAIRDGEVFQVVLSQRLDIDCTAAPLDVYRVLRTINPSPYMYYLQLPADEGGGSDGDGGDGGAPGGAGTFAVVGSSPETLVHVQDGDVTTFPIAGSRPRGATPGEDRALAEELLADPKELSEHVMLVDLARNDLAKVCRPETVEVVELMEVKRFSHIMHISSTVVGRQRDGVSALDCLVATFPAGTLSGAPKPRAIELIDTLEPARRGIYGGVVGYFDLAGNADLAIAIRTAVIAGGQASVQAGAGIVADSVPATEYEETRNKAAAAVRAVQLAAGLRPAAGRP, encoded by the coding sequence GTGAGCGCCCCCGACGCCGCGGCCCCCTCGGAGGTCGCTGCGGCCCCCTCGGAGGTCTCGGTCGACTGGGGCGAGACCTGGCCGGACCTGCCCACGTTCCGGGCCATGGCCGCGGACCGCCGGGTCGTGCCCGTGGTGCGCCGCCTCCTCGCCGACGACGTCACGCCCGTGGGCCTGTACCGCCAGCTCGCGGGCTCGCGCCCGGGCACCTTCATCCTCGAGTCCGCCGAGCACGACGGCGCCTGGTCGCGCTGGTCGTTCGTCGGAGTGGCCTCCCGCGCCGTGCTCACCGCCCGCGGTGGCCGCGCCCGGTGGAGCGGCGACGTGCCCGTCGGCATCCCCGCCGAGGGGCCCGTGCTGGAGGTCCTCGCGGCGACCCTCGAGGCGCTGCGCACGCCCGCCCTGCCCGGCCTGCCGCCGCTGACGGGCGGGCTCGTCGGTGCGCTGGGCTGGGACGTGCTGCGGGAGTGGGAGCCGAACCTGCGCGCGCTCGCCCCCCGCGAGCACACCACCCCCGACGTCGCGCTGTGCCTGGCCACCGACATGGCCGCCGTCGACCACCACGACGGGTCCGTCTGGCTCATCGCCAACGCGGTGAACTTCGACGACACGGACGAGCGCGTCGACGCCGCGCACGCCGACGCCGTCGCCCGGCTCGACGCGATGACCGACGCGCTCCTGCGCCCGGCGCCCGCCATGGCCGCCGTGCACGTGGGCACCGCGGCGCCCGAGCTGCGCTTCCGCACGTCCCGGCCCGACTTCGAGAACGCCGTCCTGGCGGCGAAGGAGGCCATCCGGGACGGCGAGGTCTTCCAGGTGGTGCTCTCCCAGCGCCTCGACATCGACTGCACGGCGGCCCCCCTGGACGTCTACCGCGTCCTGCGCACCATCAACCCCAGCCCGTACATGTACTACCTCCAGCTGCCCGCGGACGAGGGCGGCGGCAGCGACGGCGATGGCGGCGATGGCGGTGCCCCGGGCGGGGCGGGCACGTTCGCCGTCGTCGGCTCCAGCCCCGAGACGCTCGTCCACGTCCAGGACGGCGACGTCACGACGTTCCCCATCGCCGGGTCCCGCCCGCGCGGGGCGACACCGGGGGAGGACCGGGCCCTGGCCGAGGAGCTCCTCGCCGACCCCAAGGAGCTCTCCGAGCACGTCATGCTCGTCGACCTCGCGCGCAACGACCTGGCCAAGGTGTGCCGGCCCGAGACGGTCGAGGTGGTCGAGCTCATGGAGGTCAAGCGCTTCAGCCACATCATGCACATCTCCTCCACGGTGGTCGGGCGTCAGCGCGACGGCGTCAGCGCCCTGGACTGCCTCGTCGCGACGTTCCCCGCGGGCACCCTGTCGGGGGCGCCCAAGCCACGGGCGATCGAGCTCATCGACACCCTCGAGCCGGCCCGCCGCGGCATCTACGGAGGGGTGGTGGGCTACTTCGACCTCGCCGGCAACGCCGACCTGGCCATCGCGATCCGCACCGCCGTCATCGCCGGCGGCCAGGCGTCGGTCCAGGCCGGGGCGGGCATCGTGGCCGACTCCGTGCCGGCCACCGAGTACGAGGAGACGAGGAACAAGGCCGCGGCCGCCGTCCGGGCGGTCCAGCTCGCCGCCGGCCTGCGGCCCGCGGCGGGCCGGCCGTGA
- a CDS encoding rhodanese-like domain-containing protein, translated as MQRLSRSIPALAAATVAALLLASCGTDDAGSADPGAVSVEQLQGKVDPAAAVEVIDAGTHTVIDVRTPAEFAEGHVDGAENIDVQSPDFADRIAELDPEGAYVVYCRSGNRSAAAYQAMQDAGFTSVVDAGGFDALVGAGVATS; from the coding sequence ATGCAGAGACTCTCCCGCAGCATCCCCGCCCTCGCGGCCGCAACGGTCGCCGCCCTGCTCCTCGCCTCGTGCGGCACGGACGACGCCGGCTCGGCCGACCCCGGCGCCGTCTCGGTGGAACAGCTCCAGGGCAAGGTCGACCCGGCCGCCGCCGTCGAGGTCATCGACGCCGGCACGCACACCGTCATCGACGTGCGCACCCCCGCGGAGTTCGCCGAGGGCCACGTCGACGGCGCGGAGAACATCGACGTGCAGTCGCCCGACTTCGCCGACCGGATCGCCGAGCTCGACCCCGAGGGCGCCTATGTCGTGTACTGCCGCAGCGGCAACCGCTCGGCCGCGGCCTACCAGGCCATGCAGGACGCCGGGTTCACCTCGGTCGTCGACGCCGGCGGGTTCGACGCGCTCGTGGGCGCGGGCGTCGCCACGTCCTGA
- a CDS encoding FKBP-type peptidyl-prolyl cis-trans isomerase — MERSTRTQTTLRARAAALVAAFVALVMLAGCGDQDSPNEEETVDAVAVSGQFGSVPVVTFTPPLPLADSSVDVLIEGEGRELAEGEPMLLSLTAYDGEDGELVEDREVGVAQTLTLSREDVGEDLFPVLVGAQEGSRLLLRQPITEDDVDRMLLLVVDVLYTRARGEAVEPREGLPTVSLADDGAPSISLPEGEPPTALVVQPLIRGDGAQVRRGQSVTLQYTGVAWESGTDYDSTWAQGKVPQTIAIDEVFPGLRDGLVDQHVGSQVLLVIPPGLAQGTETLVLVVDILATSGGDEDAVVQESPEATEEPSEETEPASEEPASEDPAEETEPAEDTTEPAAEETTG; from the coding sequence GTGGAGCGCAGCACCCGGACCCAGACCACCCTCCGCGCCCGAGCCGCCGCGCTGGTCGCGGCGTTCGTCGCGCTCGTGATGCTCGCCGGCTGCGGGGACCAGGACAGCCCGAACGAGGAGGAGACCGTCGACGCGGTCGCCGTCTCCGGGCAGTTCGGCTCGGTGCCCGTGGTGACCTTCACCCCGCCGCTGCCGCTCGCGGACTCCTCGGTCGACGTGCTCATCGAGGGCGAGGGCCGCGAGCTCGCCGAGGGCGAGCCCATGCTCCTGAGCCTGACGGCCTACGACGGCGAGGACGGCGAGCTCGTCGAGGACCGTGAGGTGGGCGTGGCGCAGACACTCACGCTCAGCCGCGAGGACGTCGGCGAGGACCTCTTCCCGGTCCTCGTGGGCGCCCAGGAGGGCAGCCGGCTGCTGCTGCGCCAGCCCATCACCGAGGACGACGTCGACCGGATGCTGCTCCTCGTCGTCGACGTGCTCTACACCCGGGCCCGCGGCGAGGCGGTCGAGCCGCGCGAGGGCCTGCCCACCGTGAGCCTGGCCGACGACGGCGCGCCGTCGATCAGCCTGCCCGAGGGTGAACCCCCCACCGCGCTGGTGGTCCAGCCGCTCATCCGCGGCGACGGTGCCCAGGTGCGGCGCGGCCAGAGCGTGACCCTGCAGTACACCGGCGTGGCGTGGGAGTCCGGCACGGACTACGACTCCACGTGGGCGCAGGGCAAGGTCCCCCAGACGATCGCCATCGACGAGGTCTTCCCGGGCCTGCGCGACGGTCTGGTCGACCAGCACGTCGGGTCCCAGGTCCTGCTCGTCATCCCGCCCGGCCTGGCGCAGGGCACCGAGACCCTGGTCCTCGTGGTGGACATCCTCGCCACCTCCGGCGGCGACGAGGACGCCGTGGTCCAGGAGTCCCCGGAAGCCACGGAGGAGCCGTCCGAGGAGACGGAGCCGGCGTCGGAGGAGCCGGCGTCGGAGGACCCGGCCGAGGAGACCGAGCCGGCCGAGGACACGACGGAGCCGGCCGCCGAGGAGACGACCGGCTGA
- the hisF gene encoding imidazole glycerol phosphate synthase subunit HisF gives MSVAVRVIPCLDVAGGRVVKGVNFQGLRDAGDPVELARRYDAEGADEITFLDVSASAEARHTTMEVVSRTAEEVFVPLTVGGGVRSVADVDRLLKAGADKVGINTAAIARPELITEVAERFGNQVVVLSVDARRVTGETRTPSGYEVTTHGGRIGTGIDAVEWALRGAELGAGEILLNSMDADGTKDGYDLTMLADVRPGLHVPLIASGGAGKVEDFTGAALAGADAVLAASVFHFRTLTIGEVKDHMRAAGVTVR, from the coding sequence ATGTCGGTCGCGGTGCGCGTGATCCCCTGCCTGGACGTGGCGGGCGGTCGCGTCGTCAAGGGCGTGAACTTCCAGGGGCTGCGCGACGCCGGCGACCCGGTCGAGCTCGCCCGCCGCTACGACGCCGAGGGTGCCGACGAGATCACCTTCCTCGACGTCTCCGCCTCCGCCGAGGCCCGCCACACCACGATGGAGGTCGTCTCGCGCACCGCCGAGGAGGTCTTCGTGCCCCTCACCGTCGGTGGCGGGGTGCGCTCGGTCGCCGACGTCGACCGCCTCCTCAAGGCCGGCGCCGACAAGGTGGGCATCAACACCGCCGCGATCGCCCGACCCGAGCTCATCACCGAGGTCGCCGAGCGGTTCGGCAACCAGGTCGTCGTGCTGTCCGTCGACGCGCGCCGGGTCACCGGCGAGACCCGCACGCCGTCGGGGTACGAGGTCACCACCCACGGCGGCCGGATCGGCACCGGCATCGACGCGGTGGAGTGGGCGCTGCGCGGGGCCGAGCTCGGTGCCGGCGAGATCCTCCTCAACTCCATGGACGCCGACGGCACCAAGGACGGCTACGACCTCACGATGCTCGCCGACGTCCGTCCCGGGCTGCACGTCCCGCTCATCGCCTCCGGCGGGGCGGGCAAGGTCGAGGACTTCACCGGGGCCGCGCTCGCCGGGGCCGACGCCGTGCTGGCGGCGTCGGTCTTCCACTTCCGCACCCTCACGATCGGCGAGGTCAAGGACCACATGCGCGCGGCGGGCGTCACCGTCCGCTGA